The following coding sequences are from one Desulfobacterales bacterium window:
- a CDS encoding VWA domain-containing protein, whose protein sequence is MIRFANPEVLLFLFLLPLLLFLKGKQGNSPSILYSYIEIMKFVSKKRKSKPGRLLFILRLVCLSFLIIALARPQFGRSTSEIEASGIDILLAVDVSGSMEALDFKIGDKHINRLEVVKSVVSKFILQRPNDRIGLIGFAGKPYVVSPLTLDHDWLEKRLEVTKIGMSEDGTAIGSAIAAGVNRLKDQKAKSKIMILLTDGMNNAGKISPLTSAEVAKTLGIKIYTIGAGSHGEVPIPARDRFGGTRLVMAKVDIDEETLSKVADITGGQYYRATDTDSLERIYDEINKMEATTRKVKKFEHYNELFYWFAGIGLIILAIEILLANTRYRRLP, encoded by the coding sequence ATGATAAGGTTCGCTAACCCTGAAGTTTTGCTGTTTTTGTTTTTACTGCCCTTATTATTATTTTTAAAAGGAAAGCAGGGAAATTCTCCGAGCATTCTTTATTCATATATTGAAATTATGAAGTTCGTATCAAAAAAGCGAAAATCAAAACCAGGAAGACTACTTTTTATATTACGGCTTGTTTGTTTAAGCTTTCTTATAATTGCGTTAGCAAGGCCTCAGTTTGGCAGAAGCACATCGGAAATTGAAGCAAGCGGGATAGACATACTTCTTGCTGTTGATGTGTCAGGGTCAATGGAAGCGCTTGATTTTAAAATAGGCGATAAACATATAAACAGGCTTGAAGTAGTAAAATCAGTTGTATCAAAATTTATTTTGCAAAGACCCAATGATAGAATTGGGTTAATTGGGTTTGCGGGAAAGCCTTATGTTGTAAGTCCTCTTACTCTTGACCATGATTGGCTTGAAAAAAGGCTTGAAGTTACAAAGATTGGTATGAGCGAAGATGGAACAGCGATAGGTTCAGCAATTGCTGCTGGTGTTAATCGCTTGAAGGATCAGAAAGCTAAAAGTAAAATCATGATACTTTTAACTGACGGAATGAATAATGCCGGGAAGATTTCTCCACTAACATCTGCTGAGGTTGCTAAAACACTTGGAATAAAGATTTATACAATAGGCGCAGGCTCCCATGGAGAAGTTCCTATTCCGGCAAGAGACAGATTCGGTGGCACGCGTTTAGTTATGGCAAAAGTAGATATTGACGAAGAAACTTTATCAAAAGTAGCGGACATTACTGGCGGTCAGTATTATCGTGCAACTGATACTGATTCATTGGAAAGAATATATGACGAAATTAACAAAATGGAAGCAACTACTCGAAAAGTGAAAAAGTTTGAGCATTATAACGAGCTTTTTTATTGGTTCGCAGGCATTGGGCTAATAATTTTAGCCATAGAAATATTGTTAGCGAATACGCGATATAGGCGTCTTCCTTAA
- a CDS encoding DUF58 domain-containing protein translates to MNEQTSKEILKKVRQIEIKTNRLVTETFAGHYHSVFKGQGISFEEVREYIPGDDVRMIDWNVTARMDKVFVKKFSEERELTILLIIDASASGIFGSSNISKRELMAEIGSLIAFSAVKNNDKVGLILFTDDVELYIPPAKGRLHILRVIREILFFQPQGKKTNIPAAMDFVNQVLKRKSVAFLISDFCIPSDLDKNLEKLRMKFQITSKRHDLIAMAVNDPREEYLPDIGILTIEDIETSEQIEIDTSDKQVRKAFSEFVFKRKKELKKSIFLSGVDYLELMTDKPYLPALLGFFKSRERRINK, encoded by the coding sequence ATGAATGAACAAACATCAAAAGAAATTCTTAAAAAAGTTCGTCAGATAGAAATAAAAACAAACCGACTTGTTACAGAAACCTTTGCAGGACATTATCACTCAGTATTTAAAGGTCAAGGAATTAGTTTTGAAGAGGTTAGAGAATATATTCCGGGCGATGACGTGAGGATGATTGATTGGAATGTTACTGCCAGAATGGATAAAGTATTTGTTAAAAAGTTTTCAGAAGAAAGGGAGCTTACAATATTACTTATAATAGATGCAAGTGCTTCTGGAATTTTTGGATCATCAAATATCAGCAAAAGAGAGCTAATGGCAGAAATTGGAAGCTTAATAGCATTTTCTGCTGTAAAAAATAATGATAAAGTCGGTTTAATATTGTTTACAGATGATGTGGAACTTTATATACCTCCAGCTAAAGGTCGGCTTCATATTTTACGGGTAATTCGAGAAATATTGTTTTTTCAGCCTCAAGGCAAAAAAACCAATATTCCTGCCGCAATGGATTTTGTAAATCAAGTATTAAAGAGAAAATCCGTTGCTTTTCTTATATCCGATTTTTGTATTCCTTCTGATTTAGACAAGAATCTTGAAAAATTAAGAATGAAGTTTCAGATAACAAGTAAGCGTCATGATTTAATTGCGATGGCTGTAAATGATCCAAGAGAAGAATATTTACCAGATATAGGAATCCTTACTATTGAAGATATAGAAACTTCTGAACAGATTGAAATAGATACAAGTGATAAACAAGTACGAAAAGCATTTTCTGAATTTGTTTTTAAAAGAAAGAAGGAACTTAAAAAAAGTATATTTTTATCCGGGGTTGATTATCTTGAGCTTATGACTGATAAGCCTTATCTTCCTGCTCTTCTTGGTTTTTTCAAATCAAGGGAAAGGAGAATTAATAAATGA
- a CDS encoding MoxR family ATPase → MNNFEVVEGRNEAKSLNIAAINEEVQKSSIWINQLKQEISRAIIGQKNLIDRLLVALLSNGHVLIEGVPGLGKTLALKTLASTIEADFKRIQFTPDMLPADIIGTQIYNPKEVSFFVKQGPIFTNFLLADEINRAPAKVQSALLEAMQERQVTIGDKTYKLPEPFLVMATQNPLEQEGTYPLPEAQIDRFMLKVVITYPTITEERVILDSVDTNSDNVKISPIIKPEDIKNTRNTVNSIYMDDKIKNYIVDIVYATREPDKSLNIKPYIHYGASPRATINLKTASKAMALINGKHYVGPEDVKAIAMDVLRHRVIITYEAEAEAITSEDIIRKILDTVPVP, encoded by the coding sequence ATGAATAATTTTGAGGTCGTAGAAGGCCGAAATGAAGCTAAAAGCTTAAATATTGCCGCTATAAATGAAGAGGTTCAAAAATCTTCAATATGGATAAATCAATTAAAACAAGAAATTTCCAGAGCGATCATAGGACAGAAAAATTTAATCGATAGGCTTTTAGTGGCGTTATTGTCAAACGGCCATGTTCTTATTGAAGGCGTTCCTGGACTTGGAAAAACATTAGCATTAAAAACGCTGGCTTCAACAATAGAAGCTGACTTTAAACGTATTCAATTTACGCCTGACATGCTCCCAGCTGATATCATCGGAACTCAGATTTATAATCCAAAAGAAGTATCTTTTTTTGTAAAACAAGGTCCTATCTTTACGAATTTTTTGCTTGCAGATGAAATAAATAGAGCTCCTGCTAAAGTTCAAAGCGCTTTGCTTGAAGCAATGCAAGAAAGACAAGTTACTATCGGAGATAAAACCTATAAACTTCCAGAACCTTTTTTGGTAATGGCTACTCAAAATCCTCTTGAGCAAGAAGGAACTTATCCCCTTCCTGAAGCTCAAATAGATAGGTTTATGTTGAAAGTCGTTATTACTTATCCGACTATAACAGAAGAGAGAGTAATATTAGATTCTGTAGATACTAATAGCGACAATGTAAAAATAAGTCCAATTATAAAACCAGAAGATATAAAGAATACTCGAAACACGGTAAACTCAATCTATATGGATGATAAAATTAAAAATTATATCGTAGATATTGTTTATGCTACACGTGAACCAGATAAAAGCCTTAATATTAAGCCTTATATTCATTATGGCGCTTCCCCAAGGGCGACAATTAACTTGAAAACTGCAAGCAAAGCAATGGCTTTAATTAACGGAAAGCATTATGTTGGTCCTGAAGATGTAAAAGCAATTGCGATGGATGTATTACGACATAGAGTAATTATTACTTATGAGGCTGAAGCTGAAGCCATTACAAGTGAAGATATAATAAGAAAAATACTTGATACTGTTCCAGTACCTTAA
- a CDS encoding sigma 54-interacting transcriptional regulator, whose protein sequence is MDYSEFQKIISANKNFERVLNNLRDGIIAHDLTRKILYFNRAAENITGFKKEEVLNKDCHETIGSLCVGYCSFCENKNISEDIFEYTANYTNKMGETRKLEIYVTMIKDENNKIVGALSCFKDITDILALKQKAEEITAFSNIIGRHSEMIKIYENIKDVAKYDYPVHIFGETGTGKELVANAIHNESSRAGKPFIAINCSAMPETLIESELFGYVKGAFSGAIKNKKGKFELADKGTIFLDEIAELSPSIQVKLLRFIQEGTIEKLGDEKTTLINARIICATNKDLKEEVKKGTFREDLYYRLNVIPIKLPQLRERKTDIPLLSEYFLKRFNYSKKRFSHKVLSLFIDYPWPGNVRELQNAVQFAIVKSKGSIIQSNDIPNEILNYKSPKKQHALKLNLNAVKTAIKQAGGNKAKAARFLGVGRATLYRFLDIHKL, encoded by the coding sequence ATGGACTATTCGGAGTTTCAAAAAATAATTTCAGCGAATAAAAATTTTGAGAGGGTACTTAATAATCTTAGAGACGGTATTATTGCCCATGATTTAACCCGAAAAATACTTTATTTCAATAGAGCGGCTGAAAATATTACAGGATTTAAAAAAGAAGAAGTTCTAAATAAAGACTGTCATGAAACCATTGGTTCTCTGTGTGTGGGTTATTGTTCCTTCTGCGAAAATAAAAATATTAGCGAAGATATATTTGAGTACACAGCAAATTACACTAATAAAATGGGAGAGACAAGAAAGCTTGAAATCTATGTTACAATGATTAAAGATGAAAACAATAAAATTGTCGGAGCATTATCCTGTTTTAAAGATATAACAGATATCTTAGCTCTAAAGCAAAAAGCAGAAGAAATAACAGCTTTTTCTAATATTATTGGTCGGCATTCTGAAATGATTAAGATTTATGAAAATATAAAAGATGTTGCCAAATATGATTATCCTGTTCATATTTTTGGAGAAACAGGAACAGGTAAAGAACTTGTTGCTAATGCTATCCACAATGAAAGCTCAAGAGCTGGCAAACCTTTTATAGCTATTAATTGTAGCGCAATGCCCGAAACTCTTATTGAAAGTGAGCTTTTCGGCTATGTAAAAGGTGCATTTTCCGGCGCAATAAAAAATAAAAAAGGCAAATTCGAGTTAGCTGATAAAGGAACAATTTTTTTAGACGAAATAGCTGAATTATCACCAAGTATTCAAGTAAAACTCCTTAGATTTATACAAGAAGGAACTATTGAAAAACTCGGAGATGAAAAAACAACATTAATAAATGCAAGAATAATATGCGCAACAAATAAAGACTTGAAAGAAGAAGTAAAAAAAGGAACATTTAGAGAAGACCTTTATTATAGACTAAATGTAATTCCAATAAAACTTCCTCAGCTGCGGGAAAGAAAAACAGACATCCCTCTTCTATCAGAATATTTTCTTAAACGTTTTAATTACAGTAAAAAAAGATTCTCACACAAAGTCTTATCATTATTCATTGATTATCCTTGGCCAGGCAATGTTAGAGAACTCCAGAATGCTGTCCAATTTGCAATTGTGAAATCAAAAGGCTCAATTATTCAATCAAATGATATCCCTAATGAAATATTAAATTATAAATCCCCAAAAAAACAACACGCATTAAAACTCAATTTGAATGCAGTAAAAACGGCCATTAAACAAGCTGGTGGCAATAAAGCTAAAGCTGCAAGATTTTTAGGGGTCGGAAGAGCTACTCTATATAGGTTTTTAGACATACACAAACTTTAA
- a CDS encoding pyridoxal phosphate-dependent aminotransferase yields the protein MTFKKEMFSERFLWPFNKNRISLAIERKKAEKSKLYDLTVSNPLLCGFEYDERLIKKAFQKVSWLEYSPHPLGRFDARKAVRKYYEDRNIFVNFNNICLTCSTSEAYSFIFKLLCNPYDEILVPSPSYPLFQHLSELDNVSITPYRIKYDGNKFKVDFDSFFGSISQKTKAIIIVNPNNPTGSYIKPDEIENIIRICTDNNIAIISDEVFLDYSEGRKYNLSLASNDKCLTFVLSGLSKVCGLPNLKLSWICINGSGKQCIETMDRLEFISDSYLSVSTIVQQALPLILSGSDNIQKQIKDRLRDNENFLYDSLQSVPSLRLLLREGGWYAIIETPDFADDEAFIVSLIEDNNVLVYPGYFFDFKRFGYFVLSLIVKPEDFKEGVSRLIGRSEFLV from the coding sequence TTGACTTTTAAAAAAGAAATGTTTTCTGAACGATTTTTATGGCCTTTTAATAAAAACCGTATAAGTCTTGCTATCGAAAGAAAAAAGGCAGAGAAGTCAAAATTATATGATCTTACAGTATCAAATCCTCTTCTCTGCGGATTTGAATACGATGAGCGTTTAATAAAAAAGGCTTTTCAAAAAGTTTCGTGGCTTGAATACTCGCCTCATCCATTAGGACGTTTTGATGCGAGAAAAGCTGTCCGTAAATACTATGAAGACAGAAATATATTTGTAAATTTCAATAATATTTGCCTTACTTGCAGCACATCAGAGGCTTACAGTTTTATTTTTAAATTACTTTGTAATCCCTATGATGAAATTCTTGTTCCATCGCCAAGTTATCCTTTATTTCAACATCTTTCTGAATTAGATAATGTTTCTATAACTCCTTATCGAATTAAATATGACGGAAATAAATTCAAGGTAGATTTTGATTCATTTTTTGGAAGTATTTCCCAGAAAACTAAAGCTATTATTATTGTCAACCCGAATAATCCAACAGGCTCATACATTAAGCCTGATGAAATTGAAAATATTATAAGAATTTGTACTGACAATAACATTGCAATTATATCTGATGAAGTTTTTCTTGATTATTCAGAAGGTAGAAAATACAATCTTAGTCTCGCTTCAAATGATAAATGTCTTACCTTTGTATTAAGCGGTCTTTCTAAGGTTTGCGGACTTCCGAACCTTAAATTATCATGGATTTGTATTAACGGATCTGGAAAACAATGTATAGAAACAATGGATAGACTTGAATTTATATCGGACTCTTACCTTTCTGTATCGACTATAGTTCAGCAAGCTCTTCCCTTAATCCTATCTGGATCTGATAACATACAAAAACAAATTAAGGATCGATTAAGAGATAACGAGAACTTCTTATACGATAGTCTTCAATCTGTTCCGTCATTGCGGCTTCTTTTAAGAGAGGGCGGATGGTATGCAATTATTGAAACCCCTGATTTTGCTGACGATGAAGCTTTTATTGTTTCTTTGATTGAAGATAATAATGTTTTAGTATATCCCGGTTATTTTTTTGATTTTAAAAGATTTGGTTATTTCGTTTTAAGCTTAATTGTTAAACCCGAAGATTTCAAAGAAGGCGTTTCAAGGTTAATCGGAAGGTCTGAGTTTTTGGTATAA
- the thrS gene encoding threonine--tRNA ligase, translating to MINITLPDGTIKLFESSPSGADIAKQISEGLLRDSVAVEVDGKMLDLNAKIEQDAKIRIITTKDKEALEIMRHSAAHVMAQAVCHIYKDAKLTIGPVVEGGFYYDIDMEPISEDAFAAIEAEMQKIIKSKLPIIRNEISKAEALEFYKNEPYKLELITDLQDGTISLYSQGDFTDLCRGPHVPNTGFIKAIKLMKVSGAYWRANPKNPQLQRIYGVAFFNKKELDNYLYVLEEAKKRDHRKIGAMLDMFSFHDEGPGMPFFHAKGMVFWNTLLDFWREVHKKAGYVEVKTPIILNKALWEKSGHWSYYRENMYISKIDESDCVIKPMNCPGGMLLYGMTNHSYKDLPIRSAEIGHVHRHELSGVLSGLFRVRAFHQDDAHIFMMPNQIQDEILGVLKLVEKVYGTFGLSFHLELSTRPEKSIGTDEQWEMATNGLRSALDKQGMGYKINEGDGAFYGPKIDIHIKDALGRTWQCGTIQLDMALPERFNLTYIDKDNERRQPIMIHRVVYGSIERFIGILVEHFAGIFPLWLAPSQAIILPINDQIAGYALEIKEKFNNIGIRAEADTRSESLNKKIRESQILKIPLIITIGEKEIAANTLSVRTLDGKVRFGMTHEDFITKTIDNIKARKLEIDF from the coding sequence ATGATAAATATAACCCTTCCAGACGGGACTATAAAATTATTTGAAAGTAGTCCATCGGGTGCTGATATTGCTAAACAAATATCAGAAGGCCTTTTACGAGATTCAGTTGCTGTAGAAGTTGACGGAAAAATGTTAGACTTGAACGCTAAAATTGAGCAGGATGCAAAAATAAGAATAATAACAACAAAAGATAAAGAAGCTTTAGAAATTATGAGGCATAGCGCCGCCCATGTTATGGCTCAAGCTGTTTGTCATATTTACAAAGATGCTAAGCTTACAATTGGACCTGTTGTTGAAGGCGGTTTTTATTATGATATTGATATGGAGCCAATTTCTGAAGATGCTTTTGCCGCCATTGAAGCAGAAATGCAAAAAATAATAAAATCAAAACTTCCGATAATTAGAAATGAAATATCTAAGGCTGAAGCCCTTGAATTTTATAAAAATGAGCCGTATAAGCTTGAACTTATAACTGATCTTCAAGATGGAACAATTTCTTTATATTCCCAAGGTGATTTTACTGATCTTTGTCGAGGTCCCCATGTTCCTAATACTGGTTTTATCAAAGCTATTAAATTAATGAAAGTATCTGGAGCGTATTGGCGAGCTAATCCTAAAAATCCCCAGCTTCAAAGAATTTATGGGGTAGCGTTCTTTAATAAAAAAGAATTAGATAATTATCTTTATGTGCTTGAAGAAGCTAAAAAAAGAGACCATAGAAAAATCGGAGCCATGCTCGATATGTTCAGCTTCCATGACGAAGGACCTGGAATGCCTTTTTTTCATGCGAAAGGCATGGTTTTTTGGAATACTTTGCTTGATTTTTGGAGAGAAGTGCATAAAAAAGCAGGATATGTTGAAGTAAAGACTCCTATAATTTTGAATAAAGCTTTATGGGAAAAAAGCGGACACTGGAGTTACTATCGAGAAAATATGTATATTTCCAAGATTGATGAATCTGATTGCGTAATTAAACCCATGAATTGTCCAGGTGGAATGCTATTGTATGGTATGACCAATCATTCTTACAAAGATTTACCGATAAGATCCGCCGAAATAGGACATGTCCATCGCCACGAACTCAGTGGTGTTTTATCAGGACTTTTCAGGGTTAGAGCTTTTCACCAAGATGATGCTCACATTTTTATGATGCCTAATCAAATTCAGGATGAAATTTTAGGAGTTTTAAAATTAGTTGAAAAAGTTTATGGAACTTTTGGACTTAGCTTTCACCTTGAACTTTCAACAAGGCCTGAAAAATCGATAGGAACCGATGAACAATGGGAAATGGCTACAAACGGGCTTAGATCAGCTTTAGACAAGCAGGGCATGGGGTATAAAATAAACGAAGGTGATGGAGCTTTTTATGGACCTAAAATTGATATACACATTAAAGATGCTCTTGGAAGAACATGGCAATGTGGAACTATTCAGCTTGATATGGCTCTTCCTGAAAGATTTAATTTAACTTATATTGACAAGGATAATGAGCGCCGACAGCCTATTATGATCCATAGAGTTGTTTATGGATCAATAGAAAGATTCATAGGCATATTAGTTGAGCATTTTGCTGGAATTTTTCCATTATGGCTCGCTCCTTCTCAAGCAATAATTCTTCCAATTAATGACCAAATAGCGGGATATGCTTTAGAAATTAAGGAAAAATTTAATAATATTGGAATAAGAGCTGAAGCTGACACCCGATCTGAAAGTTTAAATAAAAAAATTAGAGAATCCCAGATTTTAAAAATACCATTGATAATAACAATCGGAGAAAAAGAAATCGCAGCTAATACTCTTTCTGTACGAACTCTTGATGGAAAAGTTAGATTCGGGATGACTCATGAAGACTTTATAACAAAAACAATAGATAATATTAAAGCAAGGAAGCTTGAGATTGACTTTTAA